A portion of the Diprion similis isolate iyDipSimi1 chromosome 4, iyDipSimi1.1, whole genome shotgun sequence genome contains these proteins:
- the LOC124405438 gene encoding UDP-glycosyltransferase UGT5-like, with the protein MKMFGFNILLVIISTISSNEAYRILGVFPLNGKSHFVMFEQLMKGLAKRGHQVDVVSHFPLKKPFPNYSDVVDLSGTIPAVLNNMTYDFVKSTLVNSAVVPLLATQFGGDLCDLMGHPRFRELIKNPPKDSSYDLVITEIFGASCYLALGQHFNVPIVGLSSSVLLPWANDIVANPDNPAYVPNVFSDNNGRMNFFQRVQNALSLWIAKWEFNSYSAYQDDKIQKYLGPNAISLREAERNVSLILANSHYSLHGIRPYTTAVVEVGGLHIPQEVDALPKDLQKWLDDSRDGFVYMSFGSMIKIESFPKETLAALYNSLHKLAPVRVLIKIAKPQELPPGLPSNVLTLSWVPQVPVLKHKHVRAFVTHGGLMGTQEAIYCGVPMIGIPLFGDQMQNIKLYVQKKIAVALEPDQLTEEKLDTAFRTVLGDPSYLQAAKKFSIEFRDRPMSAMDTATFWIEYVIRHGGTNLKSPAMDLTWWQISLLDIYGALFLSVAFSVYLVKVIITTLIVIVTGSNINSVKQSKKVK; encoded by the exons aTGAAGATGTTTGGCTTCAACATTTTGCTGGTAATCATTTCGACTATATCATCCAATGAAGCGTACCGAATTTTGGGCGTTTTTCCGCTGAATGGAAAGAGCCATTTTGTTATGTTCGAACAATTGATGAAAGGACTAGCAAAACGTGGTCACCAAGTGGATGTTGTCAGTCATTTTCCACTGAAAAAACCCTTTCCGAACTACAGTGACGTCGTTGATCTGTCCGGAACCATACCTGCAGTGCTAAACAATATGACCTatgattttgtaaaatcaaCTCTGGTTAACTCCGCAGTGGTTCCTCTGCTCGCAACCCAGTTTGGCGGGGATCTATGCGATCTAATGGGTCATCCACGTTTTAGAGAGCTGATAAAAAATCCTCCGAAAGATTCTTCTTATGACCTTGTAATCACGGAG ATATTTGGTGCCTCTTGCTACTTGGCTCTGGGTCAACATTTCAATGTCCCCATCGTGGGTCTCTCGTCTTCTGTATTATTACCGTGGGCAAACGACATCGTTGCAAATCCTGACAATCCAGCCTACGTACCAAATGTTTTTTCCGACAATAATGGTCGGATGAACTTTTTCCAAAGAGTACAAAACGCTCTGAGCTTGTGGATAGCAAAATGGGAATTCAACAGCTACAGCGCTTATCAGGAtgataaaatacaaaagtatCTTGGCCCTAATGCAATAAGTCTCAGAGAAGCTGAACGGAACGTGTCACTGATCCTTGCCAACTCTCACTACAGTTTGCACGGAATCAGACCGTACACAACGGCTGTTGTCGAAGTCGGAGGACTTCATATTCCGCAGGAAGTAGACGCACTGCCCAAG GATCTGCAAAAATGGTTGGACGATAGCAGAGACGGTTTCGTGTACATGTCTTTTGGATCCATGATAAAAATAGAGTCTTTTCCAAAGGAAACTCTCGCTGCCTTGTACAATTCATTGCACAAGTTGGCACCAGTTCGcgtattgataaaaatagcAAAACCACAAGAATTGCCACCTGGTCTACCAAGCAACGTTCTAACTCTCTCTTGGGTTCCTCAAGTACCAGTCCTCA AACACAAACATGTGCGTGCATTCGTGACTCACGGAGGTCTTATGGGAACTCAAGAAGCGATCTACTGCGGAGTTCCAATGATAGGAATTCCTCTTTTTGGAGATCAAATGCAGAACATTAAGCTGTATGTTCAGAAAAAGATAGCAGTAGCTCTGGAACCTGATCAACTAACAGAGGAAAAATTAGACACAGCTTTTAGAACCGTGCTAGGCGATCCTTCGTACTT GCAAGCGGCGAAGAAATTCTCTATTGAATTTCGAGATCGCCCAATGAGCGCAATGGACACGGCTACTTTCTGGATTGAGTATGTTATTAGACACGGTGGAACAAATCTCAAGTCACCAGCGATGGATTTAACTTGGTGGCAAATTTCACTGCTGGATATTTATGGGGCTCTGTTTCTGTCCGTTGCTTTCAGCGTGTACTTGGTTAAAGTTATAATTACTACCCTAATAGTAATAGTTACTGGGAGTAATATAAACAGTGTGAAACAATCTaagaaagtgaaataa
- the LOC124405436 gene encoding UDP-glycosyltransferase UGT5-like yields MESLIMLRLSSFFTLLVVLSIASPHQAYRILAVFPFNSVSHFAMSGRIAEELASHGHQVDVISHYPLKEPRPNYNDVVSLAGTMPFLKNNMTYKFGTEELAEDTLIHSIATKFGGDLCDLMDLPKFKQLIKNPPQDPPYDAVIIETFGAVCYLALGQHLRVPVVAVVTSPIWPWVNDMVANPEDPAYIPHVFSGLSGQLNFWQRLQNTLTLWKAKLSYTRYTAYQNDKIKKHFGPQAPSLDEVRRDVSLVLVNSHYSLNGIRPFTPAVVEVGGLHIRENGTPLQKDLKKWLDDSTDGFVLITFGSMLKLETFPRENLVAIYSSLAKLAPIRVVVKVVNATELVPGLPSNVLTLPWVSQMAVLQHKNIRAFMTHGGLMGTMEAIYCGVPMIGVPMFGDQPQNIELYAQKNMAVSVSRDELTEENLDAAFNAVLHDPSYMKAAKEMSAKFRDRPLSAVDTAMFWVEYIIRNGGASLRSPAMDLSWWQIALFDVYGALLLAAVLALYLLKVIVKKAERVVFGSDAEIKLRTKKNE; encoded by the exons ATGGAGAGTCTCATCATGCTACGATTATCAAGCTTTTTTACGCTGCTGGTGGTTTTATCGATCGCTTCACCCCATCAAGCTTACAGAATATTAGCTGTATTCCCATTCAACTCAGTTAGCCACTTTGCGATGTCGGGTCGAATCGCGGAAGAATTGGCATCGCATGGTCACCAAGTTGACGTTATCAGCCATTACCCATTGAAGGAGCCACGCCCGAACTATAATGATGTTGTAAGTTTGGCTGGCACCATGCCTTTCTTGAAGAATAATATGACTTACAAATTTGGCACTGAAGAGCTGGCTGAAGATACTTTGATTCACTCGATAGCAACAAAGTTTGGTGGCGATTTGTGCGACTTAATGGATCTTCCAAAATTTAAACAACTTATTAAAAATCCTCCGCAAGATCCTCCGTATGATGCTGTTATCATTGAG ACATTCGGGGCGGTTTGCTATCTGGCCTTAGGACAACATCTGAGGGTTCCCGTTGTGGCAGTTGTCACAAGCCCAATATGGCCGTGGGTGAATGACATGGTAGCAAATCCGGAAGACCCAGCTTACATCCCCCACGTTTTCTCAGGGCTCAGTGGCCAGTTGAACTTTTGGCAACGGCTTCAGAACACTCTGACCCTTTGGAAGGCAAAGCTGAGCTACACTCGTTATACCGCTTATCAAAACGACAAGatcaaaaaacattttggTCCGCAAGCTCCGAGTCTCGATGAGGTCCGGAGGGATGTGTCCTTGGTTTTGGTCAATTCGCATTACAGTCTCAACGGAATCAGGCCATTCACTCCAGCCGTTGTCGAAGTCGGCGGATTACACATTAGAGAAAACGGAACGCCGTTGCAAAAG GACTTAAAAAAGTGGTTAGACGACAGCACGGACGGCTTTGTTCTTATAACTTTCGGCTCTATGCTCAAGCTGGAAACCTTTCCCAGGGAAAACTTGGTCGCCATATATTCTTCGTTAGCGAAGCTTGCCCCGATTCGGGTCGTAGTTAAGGTGGTAAACGCGACGGAATTAGTACCAGGCTTACCGAGCAACGTTCTCACTCTTCCATGGGTTTCTCAAATGGCTGTTCTAC AACACAAGAATATTCGAGCGTTCATGACCCATGGTGGCCTCATGGGAACCATGGAAGCCATCTATTGTGGGGTACCCATGATCGGGGTACCTATGTTCGGCGATCAACCTCAGAACATCGAACTATACGCCCAAAAAAATATGGCAGTGTCTGTGAGCCGGGATGAGCTGACTGAAGAGAATCTAGATGCCGCTTTTAATGCTGTGTTACACGATCCATCGTACAT gaaaGCAGCGAAGGAAATGTCTGCCAAATTTCGAGATCGACCACTGAGTGCTGTTGACACAGCGATGTTTTGGGTGGAATATATAATAAGGAATGGAGGGGCGAGCCTCAGGTCACCTGCTATGGACTTAAGTTGGTGGCAAATCGCGTTGTTCGATGTTTATGGGGCTCTGCTGCTGGCCGCTGTTCTCGCGTTGTACTTGCTCAAAGTTATTGTGAAGAAAGCAGAAAGAGTGGTTTTCGGAAGTGATGCGGAAATTAAGCTAAGGACcaaaaagaatgaataa